The Triticum aestivum cultivar Chinese Spring chromosome 3A, IWGSC CS RefSeq v2.1, whole genome shotgun sequence genome includes a region encoding these proteins:
- the LOC123060288 gene encoding protein NETWORKED 4B yields the protein MKRMSRMPTRKAHSWWWDSHISPKNNKWLADNLEEMDKQVKEMLKLIEDEGDSFAKKAEMYYQRRPLLVTHVENFYRMYRALAERYDNVTGELRKNMPSSLKSQGSGISESDSEAQSTPASPESEKKTSKEKGKKGSDGSSSSSSSDSDSEVDEANQENGNGITHALNERVIELEDELKEAMEKLEALEEKNMLCQCENLEEKLLASQSEINSLQKDLEEKVRSLESIKEISSEKEDLEAAVQENKNKFEELKGEMALAAKHHEAQLSYRDLEIEKCKRELEEVSERHTYDKSILETEIGDLQEVVKNLEGNLAKLSEEKLQLEAQVMELEQTSHSLDDSSAEIKKLQKVIKDLQARLENDSNEKRVLEERAIEFEQVHRELEDSRAETVELQTRIEKLKADLEGALQEKSMLEGSVKDLEHAIASKLEKFSLEKSSLDAEILQLSEANASLEDKLSSTEAQLKQLHAEKAEASVESEKLISGLKQDIANLKTELELLSSQKAAVDNKVSGLLSDLATCDEKMKEMDSHLHQLHLEHVQVIAEADAARKSVAELRARVRELEEEVERQKLMAFDSAEGKREAIRQLCFSLEHYRDGYQQLRQVLQGHKRPMVMAT from the exons ATGAAGCGCATGAGTAGAATGCCCACAAGGAAGGCCCATTCATGGTGGTGGGACAGTCATATTAGTCCCAAAAACAACAAATGGCTAGCTGATAATCTAGAAG AGATGGATAAGCAAGTTAAAGAGATGCTGAAGCTCATTGAGGATGAAGGAGATTCTTTTGCAAAGAAGGCTGAGATGTATTACCAAAGGCGTCCTTTGCTTGTCACCCATGTTGAAAATTTCTACCGCATGTATCGTGCTCTTGCTGAGCGTTATGACAATGTGACTGGGGAACTACGAAAAAACATGCCATCATCTCTCAAATCACAGGGCTCAGGTATATCTGAATCTGACTCCGAGGCACAGTCTACTCCCGCATCTCCTGAGTCTGAAAAGAAGACCTCAAAAGAGAAGGGTAAAAAGGGAAGTGATGGatcgtcatcatcttcttcttctgattctgaTTCCGAGGTTGATGAAGCGAACCAAGAGAATGGcaatgggattactcatgcactgAATGAACGAGTTATTGAGCTAGAAGATGAGCTCAAGGAAGCAATGGAGAAACTTGAGGCACTCGAGGAAAAGAATATGCTGTGCCAATGTGAAAACCTTGAAGAGAAGTTGCTAGCTTCGCAATCAGAAATCAACAGCCTTCAGAAGGATCTTGAAGAAAAGGTCCGTTCATTGGAGAGTATCAAAGAAATTAGCAGTGAAAAGGAGGATTTGGAAGCTGCAGTTCAGGAAAACAAGAACAAGTTCGAGGAATTAAAAGGGGAAATGGCCTTAGCAGCCAAGCATCATGAGGCCCAACTTTCATATCGTGACCTTGAAATTGAGAAATGCAAGCGGGAGCTTGAGGAAGTATCTGAGAGGCATACCTATGATAAGTCTATTCTTGAGACTGAAATCGGAGATCTCCAAGAAGTGGTCAAGAACTTGGAAGGGAACTTGGCAAAACTGTCGGAAGAGAAGTTGCAGCTTGAGGCACAGGTTATGGAGCTTGAACAAACATCTCACAGCCTAGATGATTCATCTGCTGAAATTAAGAAGCTACAAAAGGTAATCAAGGATCTGCAAGCAAGACTGGAAAATGATTCAAATGAGAAGAGAGTGCTCGAGGAACGTGCTATCGAGTTTGAGCAAGTTCATAGGGAGTTAGAGGATTCGAGGGCTGAAACAGTGGAGCTACAAACTAGAATTGAGAAACTCAAAGCTGATCTGGAAGGAGCACTTCAAGAGAAATCGATGTTGGAGGGCTCTGTCAAGGATCTGGAACATGCCATTGCTAGTAAGTTGGAGAAATTCTCTCTTGAGAAGTCCTCTCTCGATGCTGAGATCCTACAACTGTCAGAAGCTAATGCTTCTCTTGAAGACAAGTTGTCATCCACAGAGGCGCAGCTTAAGCAACTTCATGCCGAAAAGGCAGAAGCATCTGTTGAGAGTGAGAAACTGATCTCTGGATTGAAGCAAGATATTGCCAATCTTAAGACAGAGCTCGAGTTACTGTCCTCACAGAAAGCTGCAGTTGATAATAAGGTGTCTGGTTTGCTGAGTGATCTCGCAACTTGTGATGAAAAGATGAAGGAGATGGATAGCCACTTGCATCAGCTACACCTGGAGCATGTGcaagtgatagcagaggcagatgcCGCACGGAAGTCCGTGGCAGAACTGCGTGCACGGGTGCGTGAGCTCGAGGAAGAGGTTGAGAGGCAGAAGCTCATGGCGTTCGACAGCGCAGAGGGGAAGCGGGAGGCAATCAGGCAGCTGTGCTTCTCGCTCGAGCACTACCGTGACGGGTATCAGCAGCTCCGGCAAGTTCTGCAGGGCCACAAGAGGCCGATGGTGATGGCGACGTGA